The Cyclobacterium amurskyense genome contains the following window.
TAATTTCCCTACAGCCTCCAATCCTTCATCAGACAATTGGGTATCTTTAACATCCAACCAGGTAATTTGGTCAGGAAAGTCTGTAGCCAATCTCCCAAGTATGGCATCTACTGAATCCTTTCTATACAAAGTCACCTGTAGCCAATTGTCTTCATTAGAAAGCCGCTTAATAGCAATGCCTTCATTCACATAAGCATTTAATTTTTCTTCGTCAATGGCAGTAGTACCTTCTGCCAGTAGTACCTCTACAGCGGATTTGTTTGCATTGGGGTCAGATAAGGTAAGCAATACATTTTTTACTTCCTCATCTGCCTTAAGTTCAGCTACCTTCTTATCAAAAGGAGCTCCTTCATTGATCCACCACTCGAGCAAAAGCACTTGATCATCAGTCAACTGAGACTTTCCTTTAGGAGGCATATGGTCATCATGGTTTTCTTCCAGGTGAATCCTTTTGATCATCTCACTTTCTGCTGCACTTCCGGGTTCTAATATGGCACCATTTTCCCCACCTTTCAAAAGCGCTTCCTTTGTATGCATTTGTAGGTCCCCTTTCTTCTTGCTGGCATTGTGGCAGGAATTGCACCGCTGCTCCATGATGGGATGGATGATGTCTACATACACTACCGCCTCATCCAGGTTTTCAATTAGTTTTGGTCCTTTAGATTCTACAGGTATACCAGCCAGTTTTTTCATGGTATCAGGCATATACTGAGTAAGGTAGGTAGAACCATGTGTAAGTGATCCTCCATAGTGACCAGCTCCAGCCAAAAACAACATCATTATAGAAAGAGAGCCCAAATAAGCCCTTTTGATTTGTAGGGTAGGTTTTTTTTCTCTTTGGAAATGCAGCCACCAGCTACCGAAAGCAAAAAGCACCAATAATATTCCTGCCCATTTATGAATAAACAGCAGATCTTCCCCATAATCTCCAGCCTGGGCCAACATCAATCCTAAAATGGCTGTTAATAATGCGGACAAGGCACCTAGTGCCAACACAAAACCTACAGCAGGTTTAAGATAGGAAAACTGATCCCTCCGGGATAAAATCTCCATTAGAAACCCCAAGGCTAGAAAACCTATGGGTAAGTGTAAAAACAGGGGGTGAAACCTGCCAAAGAAAATAACAATATCTGATCCTTGCTCCATCTAACTTATGCGATAACTTTACTAACTACTTTACCGGACACATCCGTCAATCTAAAATCTCTTCCTTGTGCAAAATAGGTGAATTTTTCATGATCCATACCCATTAAATGCATAATTGTTGCTTGCAAATCATGGACATGTACTTTATCCTTGATGCCATAATAACCTATTTCATCGGTTTCTCCAAGGGTAAAGCCACCTTTTACACCACCGCCAGCCATCCACACTGGGAAAGCTTCAGTATGGTGATCTCTGCCTTTAAATGGCCATTCTTTGCCTCCCCTATTCTCCTGCATCGGAGTACGCCCAAACTCTCCTCCCCAAACAACGAGTGTATCATCCAACAAACCTCTTTGTTTCAAGTCTTTAACCAATGCAGTCATGGCTTTGTCTATGGGCTTGCATTTTATTGGGAGGCCAGTGTCTAGTGCTTCCCTTTCTGCTACACCATGCATGTCCCAACCCCAATCGAACAACTGAACAAAACGAACTCCCTTTTCCACAAGTCTTCTTGCAAGTAAACAATTATTAGCAAAGGAAGTCTTTCCCGGCTCAGTTCCATACATTTCATGGATATACTCAGGCTCATCATTAATATCCATTACGTCCGGCACAGAAGTTTGCATGCGGTATGCCATTTCATACTGAGAGATTCTGGTCAGGGTCTCCGGATCTCCAAACTCTTTGTATTCTTTTTCATTGATCTGGTTGATGGCATCTATGGTTTTTTTACGCAGCCCCCCATCTATTCCTGATGGATTGGAAACGTAAAGTACAGGGTCACCTTCAGATCGACATTGTACACCTTGATAAACAGAAGGTAAAAACCCACTTCCCCATACAGATTTCCCTGCATCAGGAGTATTACCTCCAGATACTAAAACCATAAACCCGGGTAAATCTTCATTTTCAGAACCTAAACCATAGGTCACCCAACTCCCCATACTTGGACGTCCGAGTCGTGGTGAGCCTGTCTGCAAAAGCAATTGTGCTGGTGCATGGTTAAACTGATCCGTATGCATGGTATTAATCAATGTCACATCATCTACTATGGTTGAAAAATGAGGCAAATTTTCTGATACCATCATGCCTGAATTCCCTCTAGGAGAAAATTCTGCCTGCGGTCCCAACATCTTTGGAACCCCTTGGATGAAAGCAAATTTCTTTCCTTCCAAAAGTGACTGAGGGCAATCTTTCCCATCCAACTTTGCTAATTCCGGTTTGTAGTCAAAAAGCTCCAATTGGGAGGGTGCACCAGCCATGTGCAGGTAAATGATCCGCTTGGCACTGGGAGCAAAATGGGGGACTTGTTTTCGAACAAAAGCCTCTATATCTGCTGGAGTATTCGTAGAATTGCTTCTCCCACAGCCCAATAAGCTTCCCAAAGCAATGCTGCCTAAACCAGTTGTACATTGCTTGATAAAATGTCTTCGGGTCCGGCTTTGCATTTCCCGAAATTGATATTCACTGGTAAGATCTATTCTTTTACTCATGATTTCATCAGAAATTCGTCCAAATTCATTACAACATTCGCCATTACAGTATAAACGGCAAGTGCTTTATCCTCTTCCCCCGTTAATTTACAAATCTCCTCAGGGCTATTTTCAAAATAGGTAGTGGTTTGCTGGTAAATACTTTGTAATGCCTCCAGCTTTTCTTCACTTATCCCTCTTACCATTGCCAAACTGTACATTAGTGAGAGCCTCTCGCTCTCATCAGTATGTGAAGAAAGTAGCACTCTCCTACCCAATGCAATGGCGGCATCTAGGTAAACGGGATCATTTAAGGTAACCAAAGCTTGTAGAGGAGTATTGGTTGCTATTCTTTTTGGGAGGCAAAACTCCCTGCTAGGTGCATCAAAGGAAATAATAGATGGATACGGGCTGGTTCTTCGCCAAAAAGTATACAAAGCCCTTCTGTATTTTTCACTTCCCTTACTTGTCTCCCATTTTGTACCATTATAGACTACTTGCCAAATACCATCAGGCTGTTCAGGCATCACACTTTTACCAAACATCTTTCCGCTTAGTAAACCAGAAATTGCCAATGATTGGTCTCTCACCTGCTCTGCATTTAGCCTAATCCTAGGACCTCTTGCCAGCCATTCATTTAAAGGATCTTTTTCTCTACTTTCCTCGGTAAAGTGGGAGGATTGTCTGTATGTTCCAGACATTACTATCTCTTTTATCAATTTTTTAATATCCCAATCAAAATCATCGCGGAACTTTATCGCCAACCAATCCAAAAGTTCGGGATGAGTAGGTGCAAAACCTTGTGAACCAAAATCTTCAAGTGAGGATACTATCCCTCTACCGAAAAACTGTTCCCAAATCCTGTTGACCATCACACGGGCAGTAAGCGGGTTCTCCTTATCAAACAACCATTTGGCCAGCCCCATTCGGTTTCCTTCATACTCATCAAATGGGTTCCAAATTGCGGGTACTCCTACCTCTACTTCTTCTCCTGGCACCATCCAACTTCCCTTCTCAAATACCCTTGACTCCCTATGGTAATTCTCTGGCAGATCAACCATTACGGGGGTAGCTTCTTTTTCATTTTCGGAATTGAATAGCGCATACATGGCTTTTTCTACTTCCGGGTATTTTTCATTCCCTACTCCCGGCAAAGTATGATGAAGCATCAACCATTCAAAGGTACTAGTTTGTTCTACTCCTTCTTCCCCTTCCCAAACCATATAGAGGTCATGAACTCCGTTCACTGCTTTTATCGGCAAAGAGATGACCTCATTGAGATAATAGGTTTTTTCCTTTTTTTCCTCCTCATCATACTCTTTCTTAAACCTGGCTTTGACCTTCCATTCTCCTATTTTTTCTCCATTAATACTATCCAGATAAAATAAAATCTTTCCTTCACTTCCATTTGTTCTCGCCTTAAACGCCAATCTATCTTCCCCTTCAAATGGCAATTCCTTTGTAAATGAATAGACTTCCTGATCCACCTTAAATGTGGCAGTTCCCTGAATAGGAAGACCTTTGTCCATTTGATAAAAATAATGGGCATATAACTTCGGCACGCCCAGCCTCAGCAAGCGTTCATAATAATCGCCATTTCTATTTTGAGAACCATGCTCATTGGCCCAGTTCTTTATCAATTCCAGGTTTTTCTGGTCTTCTTCTTCAATATAGGTTAACAACACTGGTGCTTCGCTAGGCACATCTGCATCAGCAGTTTGATTAAAAAAAGCCAAGCTTCGGAAATAATCTTCGTGTCGAATAGGATCATATGGATGACTATGACACTGAACGCATTCCATGGTAGTCCCTTGTAAGACCGTCCAAGTGGTATTGACCCGGTCCAATACTGCTGCCACTCTAAACTCCTCATTGTCAGTCCCCCCTTCATCGTTGTTCATGGTGTTGCGATGAAAAGCTGTAGCAATAAAATCCTGATCCGAGGGAGATGGCTTAAGATCTCCCGCTAGTTGGGTAATCACAAACTGGTCGTAAGGAAGGTTTTCGTTGAATGCATTAACCAACCAGTCTCTATATTTCCATATTTCTCTTATTCTATCTGCCTCATATCCTTTTGAATCCGCGTACCTGGCCAAGTCCATCCACATGGCAGCCCATCGCTCACCATAGGCAGGTGAAGCCAATAAGCTGTCCACTACTTTTTCATAAGCACTATCAGAATTATCATTGACAAATTGCTGCATTTCCGTAATTGTCGGAGGTAACCCTGTAATGTCAAAACTAAGTCTTCGTAGTAGGGATTGCTTGTCTGAAGTAGGGTTTGGGCTAAGTTGTTTTTCTACTAATTTTTCCTGAACAAAACGGTCTATATCATTGCTGATCCATTTGGAATCTATTTCAGGAACTGCTGGTTTCTCAGGGGCTTTGTATGCCCAGTGGTCATCCCACTGCGCTCCTTGGTTGATCCATCGTGAAAACAAGTCAATTTCTTCTTCTGAAAGTGGGGTAGATTCCAAAGGCATGCGGTATTCCGGATTATTATGGGTAATCCTTTGGATCAACTCGCTTTTGTTCACATTCCCGGGTACGATGGCCCTTTTTCCGGACTCATTGGCTTCTAGGGCTTCTTCCTCAAACAATAAGCTAAAGCCTCCCGAACGCTTCACTCCACCGTGACAAGCGATGCATTTATTATTTATTATAGGCCTAATATCATTATTAAAGTCGACCCGCTCTCCCAGTACAAGTTCTGGCAAAAACTTATGTTTATTCTCTAAGGGAATTACCCGAACTATCCACCATAATAACCCTAAAATGAAAGTGCATGATAGAATGTATATCAATGCTTTTTTATTGTCAACCATATTCAAATTTCACTATTCAGACCAATCACGAAACAAAGTAATTAAAAACCTGCTTAATTCAAATATATGATTATATGATTGGTTAATACAAAGTGGGTTTCAAAAAAAAGGTAAGCGCCGAACACTTACCTTTACCAAAAAAAAGAATTAAAAAATCACCAACTAGTCTTCAATCATCTCTGGTATTAAGCCAATAAAATGCTCATTTACGTTGTCTTTCACGATATCCCATATTTGTTCATTGTACTCTTTTTCTTTTTCAGGAATCCTCCTATCAGTAATCAGGGTTGACAATACCGTTTCGCCAGTAGTGCCAAATTCTTTGTGACGAAACTCATGGCGCTCGCAAGCAATGCATATGAATAGCAACAATAAAATATCTGGGAGAAACAACAATTTACTTTTCATCTTGATAATTAAATAGTGGGTTCTTAGACCTTACGGTGCTGCATTACTTTTTGTCCTGAAAATTCGACAAAATTTATACTTTTTATTCTGGCTTTGCCCTATTAACTGATTTCGACCAAATTCCATATAAAATTGTAGTCAGTAAAAATAATGGGGGCGCTCATAGAAATTCTCAGTAAATGCAAGCATGGCGCTCTCCTCTTACAGAGAAAGAAATTCCTTAATGACATCTAAAGAAGAGATCCCGCTTTTTTTAAAACGACAGTATTTTGAACATTAATCGACTTGTATAAATTTTTAGAATATAATTCGGCAAAATATTCTAAATCAGCAATTAATATATTGTAAATTATTTACTCCACGCAACCATTGATTAACCAATGTTGTATAGATGGATACAAACCCAGCAAATGTGGAAAAACACCTGTCAAAAAAACTTTTAAACGGAATTTCCAGTGGTGACCGGAGAAGTCAGGAGGAGTTGTACAAACAATTTTACAGTTATGGAATGAGTATTTGCCTCCGATACACTGCTAATAGGCAAGAAAGTCTGGAAATTCTCCATGATGCTTACCTAAATGTATTTCAACACATTGATCGTTACGATCCCCATCGACCTTTTACACTTTGGTTTAGAAGAATATTGATCAATGGTGCCATTAATTTTTACAAAAAAAACCTGAATCACTCCCAAAATATTGGCTTAGAAAATATTTCGGAAATCCCAGATCATGGAAATAACGCCTCAAACGACTTAAAATACAGTGAAATAATACTTCTCATACAAGCGCTACCCATAGGATACAGGACGGTTTTTAACCTTTATGCCATTGAAGGCTACGACCATCAGGAAATTTCCGATTTACTGGGCATATCTGTAGGAACCTCAAAGTCAAACCTCCATAGAGCAAGGCTCAAATTGAGGACCATGTTAAAAGTTAGAAATCATGAAGAAGCAAGTATCAAAAATGACTGATAAAGAGCTGGATGATTTCTTTAAAAAATTATCCTCCGAACCAGATATCCATTATGTTCCTCAAGATTGGGTCAATTTCGAAAAAAAATTGACCGATAATAAGGGGGGGCATCTTTTGAATGGGGCTAGATGGACCCTATTTGGATCGCTTGTCTTGGTAGGGTTTCTTTTAGCGGTTTGGATGACGGTTACCAATAGCCAAATTCAGCCAACGATTGGAAGTGACATCCAAATGGAAGCTTCTTCCTTTAAAACGGAAACGGATGAAATTAAAAATAAGGTAAAGCCCCCTGATTTACCTATTGCTTCAATTGAGATATCTGAGAAAAATAAGGTACAAATTGTAGTTGACAGCTCCACAAAATATAACCAAACCAAATTAAACTTAGCATTAAGAAGGACATCAGAAAAAGTTAAAAAACATCAAATACCTCCTCTAAACTGGAATTCTGATTCTAAATGGAAAGTTTTTGATGCATTAAATCGACAAATGGAATGGGGTAAAAATCTTAAAATAGTTGGCAAATCCTTGATTCATGTTCAGAATGAAACCAAGCTAATTCGCAAAAACAAAATCGCTCTCTTCCTTATGGCATCACCTGATTTTAGTGCTGTTCAGTTTAATCATATTCCATCTTCAGGTAGGAATTTCGGTGCCAGTTTGGAATATTTCTTTGACGAAAGTTGGAGCGTTTCCTTAGGAGTGATCCATGACCTAAAAACTTATCGTCAGGGTGAAGGATATTGGGAAGGATATAATAAAGCACATAAGTTTTTGGTAGGAGACTGCTGGATTATAGAAGTCCCCTTAAACTTTAAGTACTATCCAATAAAAAAATTGAAAAACAATTGGTTTATCAGTTCAGGTTTGTCTTCCTATTTTATGTTAAAAGAAAAATATTCATTGTTTTATGAATATAAAAATGGGAAAGCCTATTCAGAAGATATTGTGATTAACGGAAATAACCAACACGTTTTTGGAATATGGAATTTCGGGTTTGGGTATGAGCAAAAAGTAGGAAAAAAATTCGCTATTCAAGCCGAACCTTATTTTCGGCTCCCTTTGGTGGGGATTGGACAAGGGGACCTCGACTTAAAAAGTATGGGGATTTTCTTTGGTATTAAATATTATCCATCAAACCACACTAACAAATTTTAGAATTCATGAAAACGATCAAATCAACAATTAAAATCTTTTTGTTGTTGGGCCTTTTCACAGGTGCCTGTGAAAAGGAAAGTGGAAGTTCCCCAGAAATACAACATAACCATGACCTGAATGCTAGGCCAGAACCTCTGACTATCAATCCCATCGCTTTCACCAAAGAAAGTGAAACAAATACCCTTATTGAAGTTGAATTAGAAGAAACAGTAAAAGGAGATTTTAATCTAAATCATTAACATGTCAATCAAGCCATCGATGCCCGAGGCGATAAGATAGACTTAAATTAAGAAACAGTAATAAATGATACGCCTGTAACCCAAATAAACAATGCCATTCCCATAAACTAAAGAGAATTACTTAATCCATTTTAGTACTGCCTATTTGGTAACATTGATTGCACGAAAAATATTAATAGCAATCAAGAGAAAAACACTCCATTTAACCCTAAACCAAAACACCTATGACTATTAAAAATTATTTATCTGCAGCAATATTGGTATTCCTATCTATTACTTCTTTCTCCTGTTCAAGTGAAAACGAAGATGATTTATTACCTAAAGAACGATGCGAAGAGCAGGCAGCTACCCTATCTGGTGATATAATTCCTATTATAAATCAAAACTGTGCAGTATCAGGTTGCCATGTTTCAGGTACAAACCGGGTTGATTTTTCCATTACAGAAAATATAATCTCCCGTGCGAATCAAATTAAAAATTTCACACAAAATAATATTATGCCACCCAAAGCATCTGGTAAACAACTTAGTGATACTGAAAAAGAACTCATTTACTGCTGGGTGGACCAAGGTGCTTTGGACAATTAAAATAACATGAAAAAATTTCTACTAATTAGCATTTGTATGCTATCCCTTGCCCACCTATATGCGCAAGGCTATAAAACCACAAAAGGAAAAGTCACCTTTTTCAGTAGCGCTCCTGTAGAAGACATCAAGGCTGAAAACAAAGTTGTTACAGGCCTATTTGATGCTCAAACTGGTAGTCTTGCATTTTTGGTACCTATCAATGGTTTTCGTTTTCCAAAATCATTGATGCAAGAACATTTTAATGAGAAATTCATGGAATCTCATAAATTTCCTACGGCCACATTTGACGGGGAACTTTTAGGTTTTAACATTTCCAAAGCAGGGACACAAGTAGTCCAAGCCAAAGGAAATTTAACGATTCATGGTGTAACAGTGAATGCAAACATCTCTGGTAACATAGAATTTCGGGAAGATGAAGTCTATATGAAGGCAATTTTCCCCATAAAATTGGTTGATCACGCAATTCAAATACCCAAAGTCCTCTTTTATAATATTGCAGAAGAAATGGAAGTAACTGTTAATTTTGTTTTAAAAAAATTAGAAGAAAAATGAAGAAATCCCTACTCCTATTTAGCCTCTTTTTCCCGCTACTTCTAACCGTACACGGCCAGGAAAATCTATTGGATCAACTCAAGAAAGAGAACAATACCGAATGGACACCCCCATCATCCACTTTTAAAGCAGTTAGGTTGATCAATGGGCACACAGTAGAAACCCGAAAAAGGGGAAATCTGGAGTTTTTGATTTCCCATCGATTCGGAAGTATCAATACTGGTGCTTATGAATTTTTCGGCATGGATGAGGCAAACATGAGGTTAGGTTTGGATTATTCCGTTAAGGATTGGTTAACCATCGGGGTAGGAAGAAGTTCCTTTAATAAAATCTACGATGGATTTGCTAAAATCAGCATTTTCCAACAAAGCCAGCATAATTCTGGAATGCCAATAACTGTAGTCTGGGTCTCAAACACAGCTATCAAAACGTTAAAACGGCCAGAATTACCCATGAATATCCAACGAAGATTAAGTTTCGCTCATCAAATATTATTGGCCCGCAAAATGAATCACAAGGCGGCATTTCAACTGATGCCAACCTATATCCATAGAAACTTAGTAACCGAAAGAGAAGAAAACAATGACTTATTTACTTTAGGAGCAGGTTTAGGTTATAAAATCACTAAAAGCGTTCACCTCACTATGGAATATTTTCATCACTTAGCTAACCAAAACAAAGGGTATACAAACCCTCTATCTATAGGTGTTGACATAGAGACAGGGGGCCATGTATTTCAGCTACATCTTACAAATGCCCAGGAAATGACAGAAACTGGATTTATTCCTTCCACTACTGGAGATTTATTCAATGGAGATATTCATTTCGGCTTTAATATCACCCGTAATTTTCAATTGAAGTCCAACTAGAAATTCATAAAATTTACTTGAGCATAGGGTGTGCTCTTTTGCAGAACTGAATAGCAAGTCCCCATGGGTCTCTCATCATTAATAATCGGGTACCATCTTCTAAAGTGTCGTCACTTATTAGAACAGCTCCTGCCTTTTGCATTCTTTCCTTTTCCTCTTCTGGATTTTCAGATACAAAAGCCAAGTGCACCATTAATGGATGTAAATTGGCAAAATCTAAAATTTCAGCATCAGGATTATTGTACAACTCTATCATTACCTTACCGCTTTCATCTGCCAAAAAAGTCATGTAGGGTGATGAAGTCATTTTCTTTACCACTGTCATTCCCAAATGCGCTTCGTACCAATCCGAAACAGCCAATGGATGTTTTACATTCAGAGCAATGTGTTCAATTTTCATGCGTCTTTATTTTTTATTAATTGAATCGTTAACTACTAATTGTGCTTATACACAAAAAACCCCTCCATGGATCGTGAAACCTTTATGGAGGGGAAAAATAAAAATAATCTTTAATGATCAGGTCTAATACTATATATAATTAGGCGGATATGTATCCGATTTTTAAATCAATATTTTAAGTTAGAACAAATATAAAGAAATATCGGAATTAAATACTTGAAAGCTTATTTTTCAAGCAGAAAAATAAGCAGATAAAGTTAATGGTTCAACTCTTTCTTTTCAAAACCCTAATTCAAGTAATATATTATTAACAAAACAATTAAAATTTTATAAACATTTTAACCCGGATTATGTAATAGGATTTCTCCGTCCTGACAATAGTCAGGGGTGAAGCTTGTCCCGTGTTTACGGGAAGTGTTGCAATCGCAAGAAAATCAGGCTGTTTGGAGATTTTAGCATTGCACCGCTATGGTGAAATTGAAAACAGCAACGAAGTGGCTGATTTTGAAGCGATTTCAGCACGTAATAGATTGTCTATTGCATATTGCGGGTTTAAAATCGTGCTTTCCTTCTATATCCTCTCCTTTTTGGTAATAGCTGGTTTCAGATCCATCTTTTATGAAGGATAAACCTGTAAGAACTAAAAAAGGTTTGCCTTAATCAAAGACATGTACCCTGCCCTGTATTTTTACAAGTCTTCGAATCCGGGTAAAAAGAAGATGCTCCTCCCTTTGGCTTTAGAGGACAATAATATTAAATTGCTTCAACAATCTTTCCCTAGGATTAGGGTTCAATTACTTTTAACTGTCTTTAAACTCAAACATCAATGAAAAAAAAATTGAAGTGGGGAGTACTTAGTACTGCCAAAATCGCCAGAGAAAAGGTCATTCCTGCAATGGCAAATAGTGATTTGTATGAAGTTTACGGCATTGCATCCAGAAACTTGGAAAGGGCACAAGAAACAGCAAAAAGTCTAGGAATCCCTAAGGCTTATGGTTCTTATGAAGACCTTATCAATGATCCGGAAATAGATGTCATTTACAACCCACTCCCAAATGACATGCATGTACCGCTAACACTAAAGTGTATTGAAGCAGGAAAACATGTCCTTTGCGAAAAGCCCTTTGCATTGAATCATGAGGAGATCGACGGTCTTATCGCTGCAAGAGATAAATACAATGTAAAAGTTGGTGAGGCTTTTATGGTGGCATCAAATCCTCAGTGGATAAAAGCCAGAGAATTGGTAAAAAGCGGTTATTTGGGTAAAATAAAAGCTGTTCAAGGATTTTTTAGTTATTTTAATGATGACATAAAAAATATCAGGAATATCGAGGAAATGGGAGGCGGAGGCGTCTGGGACATTGGTTGCTATCCTGTTTTTACCTCTAGGTTTGTCTTAGAAAAAGAACCGGGAAGATTGGTTTCAATGCTAGAATATGATCCTCAGTTTGGAACCGATAAAGTAGGCTCAGTTCTATTAGATTTCCATGAAATCCAAATGACATTTACGATAAGTACACAATTGACTGCTTATCAGCGTATGCTGTTTTTTGGTGAGAAAAAAATATTGGAGGTAAGAATTCCTTTCAATGCGCCATTGGATCAACCCAATGAAATTTATATTCATGAGGGGGATTTTTCTAAAGACAACGCAGAAAAAATTGTTCTTCCGGTGAGTAATCAATATA
Protein-coding sequences here:
- a CDS encoding RNA polymerase sigma factor; the encoded protein is MDTNPANVEKHLSKKLLNGISSGDRRSQEELYKQFYSYGMSICLRYTANRQESLEILHDAYLNVFQHIDRYDPHRPFTLWFRRILINGAINFYKKNLNHSQNIGLENISEIPDHGNNASNDLKYSEIILLIQALPIGYRTVFNLYAIEGYDHQEISDLLGISVGTSKSNLHRARLKLRTMLKVRNHEEASIKND
- a CDS encoding porin family protein, with protein sequence MKKQVSKMTDKELDDFFKKLSSEPDIHYVPQDWVNFEKKLTDNKGGHLLNGARWTLFGSLVLVGFLLAVWMTVTNSQIQPTIGSDIQMEASSFKTETDEIKNKVKPPDLPIASIEISEKNKVQIVVDSSTKYNQTKLNLALRRTSEKVKKHQIPPLNWNSDSKWKVFDALNRQMEWGKNLKIVGKSLIHVQNETKLIRKNKIALFLMASPDFSAVQFNHIPSSGRNFGASLEYFFDESWSVSLGVIHDLKTYRQGEGYWEGYNKAHKFLVGDCWIIEVPLNFKYYPIKKLKNNWFISSGLSSYFMLKEKYSLFYEYKNGKAYSEDIVINGNNQHVFGIWNFGFGYEQKVGKKFAIQAEPYFRLPLVGIGQGDLDLKSMGIFFGIKYYPSNHTNKF
- a CDS encoding YceI family protein yields the protein MKKFLLISICMLSLAHLYAQGYKTTKGKVTFFSSAPVEDIKAENKVVTGLFDAQTGSLAFLVPINGFRFPKSLMQEHFNEKFMESHKFPTATFDGELLGFNISKAGTQVVQAKGNLTIHGVTVNANISGNIEFREDEVYMKAIFPIKLVDHAIQIPKVLFYNIAEEMEVTVNFVLKKLEEK
- a CDS encoding DUF1501 domain-containing protein; translation: MSKRIDLTSEYQFREMQSRTRRHFIKQCTTGLGSIALGSLLGCGRSNSTNTPADIEAFVRKQVPHFAPSAKRIIYLHMAGAPSQLELFDYKPELAKLDGKDCPQSLLEGKKFAFIQGVPKMLGPQAEFSPRGNSGMMVSENLPHFSTIVDDVTLINTMHTDQFNHAPAQLLLQTGSPRLGRPSMGSWVTYGLGSENEDLPGFMVLVSGGNTPDAGKSVWGSGFLPSVYQGVQCRSEGDPVLYVSNPSGIDGGLRKKTIDAINQINEKEYKEFGDPETLTRISQYEMAYRMQTSVPDVMDINDEPEYIHEMYGTEPGKTSFANNCLLARRLVEKGVRFVQLFDWGWDMHGVAEREALDTGLPIKCKPIDKAMTALVKDLKQRGLLDDTLVVWGGEFGRTPMQENRGGKEWPFKGRDHHTEAFPVWMAGGGVKGGFTLGETDEIGYYGIKDKVHVHDLQATIMHLMGMDHEKFTYFAQGRDFRLTDVSGKVVSKVIA
- a CDS encoding VOC family protein, whose translation is MKIEHIALNVKHPLAVSDWYEAHLGMTVVKKMTSSPYMTFLADESGKVMIELYNNPDAEILDFANLHPLMVHLAFVSENPEEEKERMQKAGAVLISDDTLEDGTRLLMMRDPWGLAIQFCKRAHPMLK
- a CDS encoding DUF5777 family beta-barrel protein, coding for MKKSLLLFSLFFPLLLTVHGQENLLDQLKKENNTEWTPPSSTFKAVRLINGHTVETRKRGNLEFLISHRFGSINTGAYEFFGMDEANMRLGLDYSVKDWLTIGVGRSSFNKIYDGFAKISIFQQSQHNSGMPITVVWVSNTAIKTLKRPELPMNIQRRLSFAHQILLARKMNHKAAFQLMPTYIHRNLVTEREENNDLFTLGAGLGYKITKSVHLTMEYFHHLANQNKGYTNPLSIGVDIETGGHVFQLHLTNAQEMTETGFIPSTTGDLFNGDIHFGFNITRNFQLKSN
- a CDS encoding DUF1553 domain-containing protein: MPELVLGERVDFNNDIRPIINNKCIACHGGVKRSGGFSLLFEEEALEANESGKRAIVPGNVNKSELIQRITHNNPEYRMPLESTPLSEEEIDLFSRWINQGAQWDDHWAYKAPEKPAVPEIDSKWISNDIDRFVQEKLVEKQLSPNPTSDKQSLLRRLSFDITGLPPTITEMQQFVNDNSDSAYEKVVDSLLASPAYGERWAAMWMDLARYADSKGYEADRIREIWKYRDWLVNAFNENLPYDQFVITQLAGDLKPSPSDQDFIATAFHRNTMNNDEGGTDNEEFRVAAVLDRVNTTWTVLQGTTMECVQCHSHPYDPIRHEDYFRSLAFFNQTADADVPSEAPVLLTYIEEEDQKNLELIKNWANEHGSQNRNGDYYERLLRLGVPKLYAHYFYQMDKGLPIQGTATFKVDQEVYSFTKELPFEGEDRLAFKARTNGSEGKILFYLDSINGEKIGEWKVKARFKKEYDEEEKKEKTYYLNEVISLPIKAVNGVHDLYMVWEGEEGVEQTSTFEWLMLHHTLPGVGNEKYPEVEKAMYALFNSENEKEATPVMVDLPENYHRESRVFEKGSWMVPGEEVEVGVPAIWNPFDEYEGNRMGLAKWLFDKENPLTARVMVNRIWEQFFGRGIVSSLEDFGSQGFAPTHPELLDWLAIKFRDDFDWDIKKLIKEIVMSGTYRQSSHFTEESREKDPLNEWLARGPRIRLNAEQVRDQSLAISGLLSGKMFGKSVMPEQPDGIWQVVYNGTKWETSKGSEKYRRALYTFWRRTSPYPSIISFDAPSREFCLPKRIATNTPLQALVTLNDPVYLDAAIALGRRVLLSSHTDESERLSLMYSLAMVRGISEEKLEALQSIYQQTTTYFENSPEEICKLTGEEDKALAVYTVMANVVMNLDEFLMKS
- a CDS encoding c-type cytochrome domain-containing protein, whose translation is MEQGSDIVIFFGRFHPLFLHLPIGFLALGFLMEILSRRDQFSYLKPAVGFVLALGALSALLTAILGLMLAQAGDYGEDLLFIHKWAGILLVLFAFGSWWLHFQREKKPTLQIKRAYLGSLSIMMLFLAGAGHYGGSLTHGSTYLTQYMPDTMKKLAGIPVESKGPKLIENLDEAVVYVDIIHPIMEQRCNSCHNASKKKGDLQMHTKEALLKGGENGAILEPGSAAESEMIKRIHLEENHDDHMPPKGKSQLTDDQVLLLEWWINEGAPFDKKVAELKADEEVKNVLLTLSDPNANKSAVEVLLAEGTTAIDEEKLNAYVNEGIAIKRLSNEDNWLQVTLYRKDSVDAILGRLATDFPDQITWLDVKDTQLSDEGLEAVGKLKNLTRLRAEKTTVTDAGLVHLAGLDYLESLNLYGTKITDTGLDHLSKLPNLRRLYAWDTQVSKEGANKFMEEASLIEVNLGYEVNVVDSLTVEVKPIAVSN